In Aegilops tauschii subsp. strangulata cultivar AL8/78 chromosome 3, Aet v6.0, whole genome shotgun sequence, one genomic interval encodes:
- the LOC109747709 gene encoding LOW QUALITY PROTEIN: F-box/FBD/LRR-repeat protein At1g13570 (The sequence of the model RefSeq protein was modified relative to this genomic sequence to represent the inferred CDS: inserted 1 base in 1 codon), with translation MRSVWRQRPRASGVASPRSSAPLQQLRHLVLVGQFNLDSEAMSTCEKAGAEATSVVSSDRVSSLPPEIKGDILSRLLVEEAVRTSILSSTWRNAWTDMPRVFLQDGKLAQTKFVTLVDMVLALHKGTIEEFNISGNKSYHYEFARWMLMLSRRSPRSIIIKLNSLPEYRIPSCLFSIGNLKILHMENCTILLPRVFQGFKRLTHLSLKLFSSTDMDIQNLISFCPXLTDLRLVRFEGIRCLNIQAPKLEYLEVVGGFEDINLDAPNLEWAVLTLNPKAKAYQSVPIAHDTKNYVKKSLGSVSDIKQLAFFGFFLKHLSKGCIPMKLPAVFTRLEHIYLTICFWDQRQVLAACSLFQNAPNLKRLNMRSRFPGPWYQDQASIQELTVQLQMDHLVTASMEGFAGLDYEVDFVAKLLSWAPALEELEIEWEGETDCSRVLAKLLALPRVSPRAKVIVTF, from the exons ATGCGCTCCGTCTGGCGGCAGCGCCCGCGCGCAAGCGGCGTCGCCTCCCCCCGTTCCTCGGCGCCCCTGCAGCAACTGAGACACTTAGTACTAGTAG GACAGTTTAATCTGGATTCTGAAGCAATGAGTACCTGTGAAAAGGCCGGAGCGGAAGCTACATCTGTTGTGAGTTCAGACAGAGTGAGCAGTCTACCTCCAGAGATAAAAGGTGATATCCTTTCTCGTTTGCTTGTCGAAGAAGCGGTTAGGACTAGCATCTTATCAAGTACTTGGAGGAATGCGTGGACTGATATGCCAAGAGTATTTCTGCAAGATGGAAAGCTTGCACAAACCAAGTTTGTTACGTTGGTCGATATGGTGCTAGCACTCCACAAGGGAACCATAGAAGAGTTTAATATATCAGGTAACAAAAGTTACCATTATGAGTTTGCTAGGTGGATGCTCATGCTGTCAAGGAGATCACCAAGATCAATTATAATCAAGTTGAACTCATTGCCGGAGTATAGGATTCCCTCATGCCTATTTTCTATCGGCAATTTGAAGATTCTGCACATGGAAAACTGCACCATCTTGTTGCCCCGGGTATTCCAAGGTTTCAAGAGACTAACTCAcctcagcctgaaacttttctcCTCCACGGACATGGACATCCAAAATCTGATCTCGTTCTGCC TACTGACTGATTTGAGATTAGTTCGTTTTGAGGGCATCAGGTGTCTAAACATTCAAGCTCCTAAACTGGAATATCTTGAAGTTGTTGGGGGCTTTGAAGACATTAATTTGGATGCCCCTAATCTAGAATGGGCCGTTCTCACTCTTAATCCCAAAGCTAAAGCATATCAATCTGTTCCAATTGCTCATGACACGAAAAACTATGTCAAGAAGTCATTGGGAAGCGTAAGTGACATAAAACAACTTGCATTTTTTGGCTTTTTCCTGAAG CATCTATCAAAAGGGTGCATACCTATGAAGCTCCCTGCCGTGTTTACTCGCTTGGAGCATATTTATCTTACGATATGCTTTTGGGACCAGAGGCAAGTCTTGGCCGCTTGTTCATTGTTTCAGAATGCCCCTAACCTAAAGAGGCTTAACATGCGG AGTCGCTTTCCGGGCCCATGGTATCAGGATCAGGCGAGCATTCAAGAGCTTACCGTGCAATTGCAAATGGACCATCTCGTAACGGCCAGTATGGAAGGTTTTGCGGGTCTTGACTATGAAGTTGATTTCGTGGCAAAGCTACTGAGCTGGGCACCAGCTTTGGAAGAATTGGAGATAGAATGGGAGGGCGAAACAGACTGCAGCAGGGTTCTTGCGAAGCTATTAGCTCTGCCGAGGGTATCTCCCAGGGCCAAGGTCATTGTTACATTTTGA
- the LOC109747708 gene encoding F-box/FBD/LRR-repeat protein At1g13570 isoform X1 — protein sequence MSTCKKARAEATSIVSSDRLSNLPPEIKGNILSLLNVEEAVRTSTLSSTWRDAWTDMPVICLRDGNFTRTKFITLVDMVLSLHKGTIEEFYISVKRSYHDELARWMLMLSRRSPRSVVIKLNSGLEYRIPSCLFSMGNLMFLLMENCTIRLPLLFQGFKRLTHLSLKLFSSTDMDIKNLISFCPVLTDLRLVRFEGLRCLNIQAPKLEYLKVVGGFEDINLDAPNLEWAFLSLDPKAKAYQSVPIAHDTESYVRKSLGSLNDIKALAISGIFMKYLSKGCILTKFPAVFHRLEHICLVISFSDQRQVLTACSLLQNAPNLKKLDMWSHPSSTRDQDQASIQELTEQMQMDHLVTASVRCFQGLDCEIDFVAKLLSWSPALEEVEIEWKGEMDRSMVLTKLLALPRVSPRSKIIVT from the exons ATGAGTACCTGTAAAAAGGCCAGGGCAGAAGCTACATCTATTGTGAGCTCAGACAGACTGAGCAATCTACCTCCAGAGATAAAGGGCAACATTCTCTCCCTTTTGAATGTTGAAGAAGCAGTTAGGACTAGCACCTTATCAAGTACTTGGAGGGATGCATGGACTGATATGCCAGTAATATGTCTGCGCGATGGAAATTTTACAAGAACCAAGTTCATTACGCTGGTCGATATGGTGTTATCACTCCACAAGGGAACCATAGAGGAGTTCTATATATCAGTTAAAAGAAGTTACCATGATGAATTGGCTAGGTGGATGCTCATGCTGTCAAGGAGATCACCAAGATCAGTTGTAATCAAGTTGAACTCAGGGCTAGAGTATAGGATTCCCTCATGCCTATTTTCTATGGGCAATTTGATGTTTCTGCTCATGGAAAACTGCACCATCAGGTTACCCCTGTTATTCCAAGGTTTCAAGAGACTAACTCAcctcagcctgaaacttttctcCTCCACAGACATGGACATCAAAAATCTGATCTCATTCTGCCCTGTACTGACTGATTTGAGATTAGTTCGTTTTGAGGGCCTCAGGTGTCTAAACATTCAAGCTCCTAAACTGGAATATCTTAAAGTTGTTGGGGGCTTTGAAGACATTAATTTGGATGCCCCTAATCTAGAATGGGCCTTTCTATCTCTTGATCCCAAAGCTAAAGCGTATCAATCTGTTCCTATTGCTCATGACACGGAAAGCTATGTCAGGAAGTCATTGGGAAGCCTAAATGACATCAAAGCACTTGCAATTAGTGGCATTTTCATGAAG TATCTATCAAAAGGGTGCATACTTACGAAGTTCCCTGCCGTGTTTCATCGCCTGGAGCATATTTGTCTTGTGATAAGCTTTTCGGACCAGAGGCAAGTCTTGACTGCTTGTTCATTGCTTCAGAATGCCCCTAACTTAAAGAAGCTTGATATGTGG AGTCATCCTTCGAGCACAAGGGATCAGGATCAGGCAAGCATTCAAGAGCTTACCGAGCAAATGCAAATGGACCATCTCGTAACGGCCAGTGTGAGATGTTTccagggtttggactgcgaaatCGATTTTGTGGCAAAGCTATTGAGCTGGTCACCTGCTTTGGAAGAAGTGGAAATAGAGTGGAAGGGCGAAATGGACCGCAGCATGGTTCTTACCAAGCTATTAGCTCTGCCAAGGGTGTCTCCCAGGTCCAAGATCATTGTTACATGA
- the LOC109747708 gene encoding F-box/FBD/LRR-repeat protein At1g13570 isoform X2 yields MSTCKKARAEATSIVSSDRLSNLPPEIKGNILSLLNVEEAVRTSTLSSTWRDAWTDMPVICLRDGNFTRTKFITLVDMVLSLHKGTIEEFYISVKRSYHDELARWMLMLSRRSPRSVVIKLNSGLEYRIPSCLFSMGNLMFLLMENCTIRLPLLFQGFKRLTHLSLKLFSSTDMDIKNLISFCPVLTDLRLVRFEGLRCLNIQAPKLEYLKVVGGFEDINLDAPNLEWAFLSLDPKAKAYQSVPIAHDTESYVRKSLGSLNDIKALAISGIFMKYLSKGCILTKFPAVFHRLEHICLVISFSDQRQVLTACSLLQNAPNLKKLDIVILRAQGIRIRQAFKSLPSKCKWTIS; encoded by the exons ATGAGTACCTGTAAAAAGGCCAGGGCAGAAGCTACATCTATTGTGAGCTCAGACAGACTGAGCAATCTACCTCCAGAGATAAAGGGCAACATTCTCTCCCTTTTGAATGTTGAAGAAGCAGTTAGGACTAGCACCTTATCAAGTACTTGGAGGGATGCATGGACTGATATGCCAGTAATATGTCTGCGCGATGGAAATTTTACAAGAACCAAGTTCATTACGCTGGTCGATATGGTGTTATCACTCCACAAGGGAACCATAGAGGAGTTCTATATATCAGTTAAAAGAAGTTACCATGATGAATTGGCTAGGTGGATGCTCATGCTGTCAAGGAGATCACCAAGATCAGTTGTAATCAAGTTGAACTCAGGGCTAGAGTATAGGATTCCCTCATGCCTATTTTCTATGGGCAATTTGATGTTTCTGCTCATGGAAAACTGCACCATCAGGTTACCCCTGTTATTCCAAGGTTTCAAGAGACTAACTCAcctcagcctgaaacttttctcCTCCACAGACATGGACATCAAAAATCTGATCTCATTCTGCCCTGTACTGACTGATTTGAGATTAGTTCGTTTTGAGGGCCTCAGGTGTCTAAACATTCAAGCTCCTAAACTGGAATATCTTAAAGTTGTTGGGGGCTTTGAAGACATTAATTTGGATGCCCCTAATCTAGAATGGGCCTTTCTATCTCTTGATCCCAAAGCTAAAGCGTATCAATCTGTTCCTATTGCTCATGACACGGAAAGCTATGTCAGGAAGTCATTGGGAAGCCTAAATGACATCAAAGCACTTGCAATTAGTGGCATTTTCATGAAG TATCTATCAAAAGGGTGCATACTTACGAAGTTCCCTGCCGTGTTTCATCGCCTGGAGCATATTTGTCTTGTGATAAGCTTTTCGGACCAGAGGCAAGTCTTGACTGCTTGTTCATTGCTTCAGAATGCCCCTAACTTAAAGAAGCTTGATAT AGTCATCCTTCGAGCACAAGGGATCAGGATCAGGCAAGCATTCAAGAGCTTACCGAGCAAATGCAAATGGACCATCTCGTAA